In one window of Chitinophagales bacterium DNA:
- a CDS encoding 1-acyl-sn-glycerol-3-phosphate acyltransferase, whose protein sequence is MNALKSLLKAIYSLYAGIIFACLTILNVVPIVFVAIAFGKIKGGNLVYFFCKWWAQIWFWLIGIRHEEIYEAPHDRSKHYIFVANHISYMDIPPIVIAIKQPYRVLGKYEMVKVPVFGLIYRAAVVLVDRRSPEKRARSVRALKSALNNNISIFLFPEGTFNLTEQPLKDFYDGAFRIAIETETPIKPILFVDTLERMHYSSVFAMTPGKCRTVFLDEISVKGYTMQDIGLLKDKVYAAMDAGLRRYRKYPDA, encoded by the coding sequence ATGAATGCCCTGAAATCCTTGCTGAAAGCTATTTATAGCCTCTATGCTGGCATCATCTTCGCATGCCTCACTATTTTGAATGTAGTACCCATTGTATTTGTAGCAATTGCTTTTGGAAAAATCAAGGGTGGTAACCTGGTTTATTTTTTTTGTAAATGGTGGGCACAAATATGGTTTTGGCTGATCGGTATAAGACATGAAGAGATTTATGAAGCGCCACATGATCGCTCTAAGCACTACATTTTTGTGGCCAACCATATTTCTTATATGGACATACCCCCAATTGTTATTGCGATCAAACAACCCTATCGGGTATTGGGTAAATACGAGATGGTTAAAGTGCCCGTCTTTGGTTTGATTTATCGCGCTGCAGTTGTATTGGTAGATCGGAGAAGTCCGGAAAAACGTGCCCGAAGTGTACGCGCATTGAAATCTGCATTGAACAACAATATTTCTATTTTTCTTTTTCCTGAAGGCACATTCAATTTAACAGAACAGCCCTTAAAAGATTTCTATGATGGAGCATTCCGTATAGCGATAGAAACTGAGACGCCTATCAAACCTATTTTGTTTGTCGATACACTTGAACGTATGCATTACAGCAGTGTATTTGCCATGACACCGGGAAAATGCAGAACAGTGTTTCTGGATGAAATTTCGGTTAAAGGCTATACGATGCAAGACATTGGCTTATTAAAAGACAAAGTATATGCTGCAATGGATGCCGGTTTACGCAGATACCGGAAATATCCTGATGCCTAA
- a CDS encoding DUF2807 domain-containing protein — protein MKQIVLAILLFVAFQSCEIIGTERIKGNGNIVSVDRTMEDISKIKLAGSYEVEITQGSTPALRIETDENIIPLIKTETSEGWLSIKTKKNIRISTTNQIKVYLTVTKLEAVHVAGSGNITGKGKFTKGDKLSLKIAGAGSLTLDVNTPEIKTDIAGSGSVYLSGETRKQDIDIAGSGDYVAEQLQSESAKIDIAGSGDVKIFADDQINIHIAGSGNVYYKGKASVNQKILGGGKIVRLD, from the coding sequence ATGAAACAAATAGTTTTAGCAATACTGCTCTTCGTTGCTTTTCAGTCCTGCGAAATCATTGGTACGGAGCGAATCAAAGGCAATGGCAATATTGTGTCTGTAGACAGAACAATGGAAGATATCTCTAAGATCAAGCTTGCAGGGAGCTATGAGGTTGAGATTACTCAGGGCAGTACACCTGCTTTGCGCATTGAGACGGATGAGAATATCATTCCTTTGATTAAAACTGAAACTTCTGAAGGCTGGTTAAGTATCAAAACAAAAAAGAATATTCGTATCAGTACTACCAATCAAATCAAAGTATATCTCACCGTAACCAAATTAGAGGCTGTACATGTTGCAGGTAGTGGCAATATAACTGGCAAGGGCAAGTTTACGAAAGGGGATAAGCTTTCGCTGAAAATTGCCGGCGCTGGTTCATTAACCTTAGATGTGAATACACCTGAAATCAAAACGGACATTGCGGGAAGTGGCTCTGTTTATCTAAGTGGAGAAACCCGCAAGCAGGATATTGATATTGCTGGATCAGGGGATTATGTTGCCGAGCAGCTACAGTCCGAATCAGCTAAAATTGATATTGCCGGATCTGGTGATGTCAAGATTTTTGCTGATGATCAAATCAATATACACATCGCCGGTAGTGGCAATGTGTATTATAAAGGCAAAGCCTCTGTCAATCAGAAAATTCTTGGCGGTGGTAAAATAGTACGGCTCGACTAA
- a CDS encoding bifunctional nuclease family protein — MKKLELEIVALSHSITQTHSYAVVLGEVDGLRRLPIVIGGFEAQAIAVALERMQPSRPLTHDLMKNFMNAFNVELTEIIISDLQEGIFYSKLVCVSEHDTVEIDSRTSDALALAVRFGCPIYTYEHILESAGILMEDGNTGKKKKEAFGDVEEPSAASASNEDLHSMSLEDLQQLLNDVLEQEDYIRAIAIRDEINKRK, encoded by the coding sequence ATGAAGAAGCTAGAATTGGAAATCGTGGCCCTTAGCCATAGTATCACACAAACGCATTCCTACGCGGTGGTTCTGGGAGAAGTAGATGGTCTGAGAAGACTACCTATCGTAATTGGCGGCTTTGAAGCGCAAGCTATTGCTGTTGCACTAGAGCGGATGCAGCCCAGCAGACCCCTTACCCATGATCTGATGAAGAACTTCATGAACGCGTTCAATGTTGAATTAACGGAAATCATCATCAGCGATCTTCAGGAAGGTATTTTCTACTCCAAGCTGGTTTGTGTTAGTGAGCATGATACCGTAGAAATCGACAGCCGTACCAGTGATGCACTTGCCCTGGCTGTTAGATTTGGCTGCCCAATTTATACCTACGAGCATATTTTGGAAAGTGCCGGCATCTTAATGGAAGACGGCAATACCGGTAAAAAGAAAAAAGAGGCTTTCGGTGATGTTGAGGAACCCTCAGCAGCCAGTGCTTCCAATGAAGATCTACACAGCATGAGTCTGGAAGATTTACAGCAGTTGCTGAATGATGTACTAGAGCAGGAAGACTATATCCGCGCCATCGCGATTCGCGATGAGATCAATAAGCGTAAATAA
- a CDS encoding PAS domain S-box protein, protein MQEPAAIDKLVALINHLPAAIYHCAIQGDRLVLDFISEGFSDITGYPVHEVMEKRVEVYRQLVHPDDLPQLIATIKQGIQHKTDFAASYRIKHQTGTIKWVRENGRIYTDASGDSHLMGYVFDISTEHAAAERLEANRQELDLLSRVARNTSDSIIIADTAGCIVWVNQAFERISGYSSDAVIGKRLGYSLEDHSVNQSVKQQLETALQQAVPFHVETQSLTASGNKIWLEVAMQPLWDDSNSHIGFLLVENDITARKQAEAELAEQEARYRMLFSNSIDGIVLLSESLEISDANEAACRLLQYDSGTLIGKQQSHIIDTADERFRFFTEELEDDGKAGAELYFLSAEGKTIEVDLTASKFYDADGALHYVYIFRDITTRKQEQVKMEQLLRRLSLATGSSGTGIWEVDVQTGAIVWDDMMYVIFGYPSYSPIPAFSIWKQAMHPEDANLMMTVIGALVSGEKEVDKASFRIRRPDGEIRYLDSNAIVQHDSKGQVQKLIGTVRDVTESVASAQKIKQQYTALREIAFAQSHEVRRHAANIISVIELLQLDPASLKDADMIHMLQHSATEMDKQIRLVVSKINQLEKEQEG, encoded by the coding sequence ATGCAAGAACCTGCTGCTATTGATAAATTAGTTGCGCTTATTAACCATCTGCCCGCTGCAATCTATCATTGTGCCATTCAAGGCGATAGACTTGTTTTGGATTTTATCAGCGAAGGATTTTCTGATATTACAGGTTATCCTGTACATGAAGTGATGGAAAAGCGTGTGGAAGTTTACCGGCAACTGGTGCATCCAGACGATTTGCCTCAGCTGATTGCCACCATCAAACAAGGGATACAGCATAAAACAGATTTTGCAGCCAGTTACCGAATCAAGCATCAGACAGGTACCATTAAATGGGTTAGAGAAAATGGGCGTATCTATACTGATGCTTCTGGCGATAGTCATCTGATGGGTTATGTGTTCGATATCAGTACTGAACACGCAGCTGCTGAACGTTTAGAAGCCAATAGGCAGGAGCTGGACTTATTGTCTCGCGTAGCCAGAAATACCAGTGATTCAATCATTATTGCAGATACAGCGGGTTGCATCGTTTGGGTGAATCAGGCTTTTGAACGCATATCAGGTTATTCCAGTGATGCTGTTATAGGAAAACGTCTTGGTTACTCATTAGAAGATCATTCAGTAAATCAATCCGTAAAACAACAATTAGAAACTGCACTTCAGCAAGCAGTTCCTTTTCATGTTGAAACACAAAGTCTTACTGCATCTGGAAACAAGATATGGCTGGAAGTAGCCATGCAACCTTTGTGGGACGATTCGAATTCGCATATAGGATTTCTGCTTGTTGAGAATGATATTACCGCTCGCAAGCAAGCAGAAGCTGAATTGGCAGAGCAGGAAGCGAGATACAGGATGTTGTTCAGCAATAGTATTGATGGCATTGTCTTGCTAAGTGAAAGCCTGGAAATTTCTGATGCGAATGAAGCTGCTTGTCGCTTATTGCAGTATGATTCCGGCACCTTGATAGGTAAGCAGCAGTCGCATATAATTGACACAGCTGATGAACGTTTTCGTTTTTTCACCGAAGAATTGGAAGATGATGGAAAAGCGGGTGCAGAATTATATTTCCTCAGTGCTGAAGGGAAAACAATAGAAGTGGATCTTACTGCGTCAAAATTTTATGATGCTGATGGTGCACTTCATTATGTGTACATTTTCAGGGATATCACTACTCGTAAGCAGGAGCAGGTTAAAATGGAGCAGCTTTTGCGCCGCTTATCTTTAGCTACAGGCTCTTCGGGTACCGGAATCTGGGAAGTAGATGTGCAAACTGGCGCTATTGTTTGGGATGATATGATGTATGTGATATTTGGTTATCCTTCATATTCCCCAATACCTGCGTTTAGTATTTGGAAACAGGCCATGCATCCGGAAGATGCTAACCTGATGATGACTGTTATTGGTGCTTTGGTAAGCGGAGAAAAGGAAGTTGATAAAGCTTCTTTCCGCATACGCAGGCCTGATGGTGAAATTCGTTATCTGGATTCTAACGCGATCGTACAGCATGATAGCAAAGGCCAGGTTCAAAAGCTGATTGGTACAGTCAGGGATGTTACTGAGAGCGTGGCATCTGCGCAGAAAATTAAACAACAGTATACGGCTTTGCGTGAAATTGCCTTTGCTCAATCGCATGAAGTGCGCAGACATGCGGCCAATATTATTTCAGTGATTGAATTATTGCAGTTAGATCCTGCTTCTTTAAAAGATGCAGATATGATTCATATGCTACAACATAGTGCTACTGAAATGGATAAGCAGATCAGACTGGTAGTAAGTAAGATCAATCAACTAGAAAAAGAACAGGAAGGCTAA
- the priA gene encoding primosomal protein N', with protein sequence MFGQIAVLYAEVIIPLALPKNYTWAVPTHLQQLVQPGVRVEVVLGKQKKYAGIVKKIIHQAPERFKPKEIIQVLDSSPIVHQQQLQFWEWIAGYYLCSEGEVMQAAVPANLKLSSESILVWNEGGNYTTDQLTDEEYIVTEALELKRELKLSEVQHLLDATHVYPVIKRLIEKDVCYVWEELKERYKPKKEKYVLLQDAYKDESKLEELLNNWSRAPKQMELLLAYLHLHQTQQEVTQADLLKKANANSAQLKGLIDKQVLKVVSRNIDRLQRSTADINLNYTLSPAQEQAKQEINNCFQTKDVCLLHGITGSGKTQIYIQLIEAQIKQGNQVLFMLPEIALTAQIIRRLEAHFGGHIGIYHSKFNDNERVEIWQKVCNNELKVVLGARSAALLPFSKLGLVIIDEEHDPSFKQQDPAPRYQARDAAIFLANLFKAKVLLGSGTPSIESRFNAEQQKYGYVTLTERYGSGELPSIELVDMKPYLKGKAGTVLISPILEEKIATTLAQHKQVILFQNRRGYAPYLICQTCGWIPQCEHCDVTLTYHKAKHKLACHYCGTTYPPIQTCVACGSHHFAQRNFGTEKIEEAVLELFPEARVARMDHDTVKGKHDHDTIIRQFEDQKIDILIGTQMVVKGLDFAHVNLVGIIDADGLLSFTDFRVNERGFHLMEQVSGRAGRKDADGRVLIQASNLQHPVLKAVQEHAYDTMYQTELQSRQHFFYPPFSRLIRITFKNKHEHIAEEAAHHFCNGLHTYLGKYLSGPSQPVVNRIRNQYIWEVLLKIPKDTQFLQQSKVMIQQQMLILSQHKVYRSVHIIPDIDPQ encoded by the coding sequence ATTTTTGGGCAAATAGCTGTTTTGTACGCTGAAGTCATCATACCACTCGCCTTACCTAAGAATTATACATGGGCTGTTCCAACACACTTGCAGCAGTTGGTGCAGCCGGGCGTTCGTGTAGAAGTAGTCTTAGGCAAGCAGAAAAAGTATGCAGGCATTGTTAAGAAAATCATCCACCAGGCACCGGAACGCTTTAAACCTAAAGAGATTATACAAGTGCTGGATAGTAGCCCAATTGTACACCAGCAGCAGTTACAGTTCTGGGAATGGATAGCAGGATATTATCTCTGCAGCGAGGGTGAGGTGATGCAGGCGGCAGTACCTGCCAACCTGAAACTATCCAGTGAAAGCATTTTGGTTTGGAATGAAGGGGGTAATTATACTACGGATCAACTTACTGATGAAGAATACATCGTAACAGAAGCACTCGAATTAAAACGTGAACTCAAACTAAGTGAGGTACAGCATCTGCTTGATGCCACACATGTGTATCCTGTGATCAAGCGATTAATAGAGAAAGACGTTTGTTATGTTTGGGAGGAATTGAAAGAACGATACAAACCGAAGAAAGAAAAATATGTCTTATTGCAAGATGCTTATAAAGACGAGTCAAAACTGGAAGAGCTGCTGAATAATTGGAGCAGGGCACCCAAACAAATGGAATTGTTGCTTGCGTATTTACACCTGCACCAAACTCAACAGGAAGTAACACAAGCTGACTTATTGAAAAAGGCCAATGCAAACAGTGCACAATTAAAAGGACTTATCGATAAGCAGGTCTTGAAAGTAGTGAGTAGAAATATTGACCGATTACAAAGATCAACTGCAGACATCAATCTCAATTACACACTCTCTCCGGCACAGGAGCAAGCAAAGCAGGAAATAAACAATTGCTTTCAAACCAAGGATGTTTGCTTATTGCATGGCATCACCGGCAGCGGTAAAACACAAATCTATATTCAGCTGATAGAAGCTCAGATAAAGCAAGGAAATCAGGTATTGTTTATGCTACCTGAAATTGCTTTAACTGCACAAATCATTAGACGACTGGAAGCCCACTTCGGCGGGCATATCGGCATCTATCATTCTAAGTTCAACGATAACGAGCGGGTTGAAATCTGGCAGAAAGTATGCAACAATGAACTCAAAGTTGTGCTGGGCGCTCGATCTGCAGCACTCCTTCCCTTCAGTAAACTTGGGCTTGTCATCATTGATGAAGAACATGATCCTTCTTTTAAACAACAAGATCCTGCACCTAGATATCAGGCGAGAGATGCCGCTATTTTTCTTGCCAATCTCTTCAAAGCCAAAGTACTATTAGGTAGTGGCACACCTTCTATTGAAAGCAGGTTTAATGCTGAACAGCAGAAATACGGTTATGTGACACTCACAGAAAGATATGGCTCAGGCGAATTGCCGTCAATTGAACTGGTTGATATGAAGCCATACCTAAAAGGCAAAGCAGGCACTGTCTTGATTAGTCCGATACTGGAAGAAAAAATTGCCACAACACTTGCACAACATAAACAAGTCATCCTTTTTCAAAACAGAAGAGGCTATGCACCTTATTTAATTTGTCAGACCTGCGGCTGGATACCGCAATGTGAACATTGTGATGTAACACTCACCTACCATAAAGCAAAGCATAAACTGGCTTGTCATTACTGCGGTACTACGTATCCGCCGATACAAACCTGTGTAGCTTGCGGTAGCCATCATTTTGCACAACGCAATTTTGGTACAGAAAAAATTGAAGAAGCAGTATTGGAATTGTTTCCGGAAGCACGCGTAGCGAGAATGGATCATGATACGGTTAAGGGGAAACATGATCATGATACGATTATCCGACAATTTGAGGATCAGAAAATTGACATCCTGATTGGTACACAAATGGTGGTGAAAGGCTTAGACTTTGCCCATGTGAATCTGGTAGGAATAATTGATGCAGACGGTTTATTGAGCTTTACAGATTTTCGGGTGAATGAACGTGGGTTTCATTTGATGGAACAAGTGAGTGGACGTGCAGGCAGAAAAGATGCAGACGGACGAGTCTTGATTCAGGCCAGCAATCTGCAACATCCTGTATTAAAAGCTGTTCAGGAGCATGCATATGACACCATGTACCAAACTGAGTTGCAGAGTCGTCAACATTTTTTCTATCCGCCTTTCTCAAGATTGATCAGAATAACATTTAAAAATAAACACGAGCATATTGCAGAAGAAGCAGCACATCATTTCTGTAATGGCCTGCATACTTATCTGGGTAAATATCTGAGCGGACCATCACAACCGGTGGTGAATCGTATTCGTAACCAGTATATTTGGGAAGTACTACTAAAAATACCGAAGGATACGCAGTTTTTACAACAGAGCAAAGTAATGATACAGCAACAAATGTTGATACTGTCACAACATAAGGTATATAGAAGCGTGCATATTATTCCTGATATAGATCCGCAGTAG
- a CDS encoding carboxypeptidase — MKKYLFLLFSVNSLFLGAQKNTVVAVPAAEMPIAGVQTTITKGSVTIAGKKIDYTAHTGYLDLENDTGKLLAKVFFTYYRKEGESDAKRPVTFTFNGGPGSSSVWLHMGALGPRRVYLKDDGTATAPPYEVISNEFSWLDKSDLVFIDPVSTGFSRAANGESPKQFHGYVEDIQSVGSFIRHFLSRYERWGSPKFLAGESYGTTRAAGLSKFLQDSYRIYINGIFLISPVLNFGTNDYYVGNDLPRALYIPSYTAAAWYHKKLAPELQADLKKALKESETFALGEYATALIKGAWLSDADKDRIAQKMSYYTGLSKEYCLRANLRVEENRFYKELRRGDGLTVGRLDARFVGRDLDDAGELVSYDPSFTNIDGPFTSAMNDYFQKELKFKETKPYNIFGSVYPWNYNNVQNQYLNVAESLRDAMAKNPALKVYVGSGYYDFATPYFTAQYDVAHMFLRPEAQKNIRHYFYESGHMYYIHKPSMIQFKADVDNFFDWCLK, encoded by the coding sequence ATGAAAAAGTACCTTTTCCTTCTGTTTTCTGTAAACAGCCTATTCCTTGGCGCTCAAAAAAACACAGTTGTAGCCGTTCCAGCGGCTGAAATGCCCATTGCAGGCGTTCAAACCACCATAACCAAAGGCAGTGTTACCATTGCCGGTAAAAAGATTGATTATACAGCGCATACGGGCTACCTGGATTTAGAAAATGATACAGGCAAATTGCTGGCAAAAGTATTTTTTACCTACTACAGAAAAGAAGGGGAGTCGGATGCCAAAAGACCTGTCACTTTTACGTTCAATGGTGGGCCAGGTTCATCTTCCGTATGGCTGCATATGGGCGCTCTGGGGCCAAGAAGGGTTTATTTAAAAGACGATGGTACGGCCACAGCACCTCCTTATGAAGTGATTAGTAATGAATTTTCCTGGCTGGATAAGTCTGATTTGGTATTTATTGATCCAGTTTCAACAGGCTTTAGTCGAGCGGCTAATGGAGAAAGTCCCAAGCAATTCCATGGCTATGTAGAGGATATACAGTCTGTAGGTAGTTTTATCCGTCATTTTTTATCTAGATATGAGCGTTGGGGCTCACCCAAATTTCTGGCTGGAGAAAGTTATGGTACTACAAGAGCAGCTGGTTTATCTAAGTTTTTGCAAGACAGTTACCGTATTTATATCAATGGTATTTTCCTGATTTCACCCGTACTCAATTTCGGAACCAATGATTATTATGTAGGTAATGATTTGCCACGTGCTTTGTATATCCCATCGTATACTGCTGCCGCCTGGTATCATAAAAAATTGGCGCCTGAGTTGCAGGCTGATTTGAAAAAGGCTTTGAAAGAAAGTGAGACATTTGCTTTGGGCGAGTATGCTACTGCTTTGATCAAAGGTGCATGGCTTTCTGATGCAGATAAAGACCGTATTGCCCAGAAGATGAGCTATTATACTGGGTTAAGTAAGGAATATTGTCTTCGTGCAAATCTTCGGGTAGAGGAGAATAGATTTTATAAAGAATTAAGAAGGGGAGATGGCTTAACAGTAGGCCGTTTGGATGCCAGATTTGTGGGAAGAGATTTGGATGATGCCGGTGAATTGGTGAGCTATGATCCTTCATTCACCAATATTGACGGTCCGTTTACTTCTGCGATGAACGACTATTTTCAGAAAGAATTGAAATTCAAGGAAACCAAACCTTATAATATTTTCGGAAGCGTGTACCCTTGGAATTACAATAATGTACAAAATCAATACCTGAATGTAGCTGAGAGCCTGCGTGATGCAATGGCCAAAAACCCTGCTTTGAAAGTGTATGTTGGGTCAGGATATTATGATTTTGCTACACCTTATTTTACTGCACAATATGATGTAGCACATATGTTTCTGAGGCCGGAAGCGCAAAAAAACATCCGGCACTATTTTTATGAGTCAGGACATATGTACTATATCCATAAACCATCTATGATTCAGTTTAAAGCAGATGTAGACAATTTCTTCGACTGGTGTCTTAAATAG
- the murB gene encoding UDP-N-acetylmuramate dehydrogenase has translation MLQENIALLPYNSFRIAAHARYFASFQSISQMEELLADKRVASSNQLLILGGGSNILFTKDVDGAVLKNELTGIECIREDEHHLYIRANAGTNWHAFVSWCVERNYAGLENLSLIPGNVGAAPMQNIGAYGVEVKELITEVSAYHILEKRIQNFSNADCAFGYRESVFKRALKGQYIILSVTFRLNKIPKLNTSYGAIEQELSASGIQQPTIQDIAAAVIRIRQSKLPDPAQIGNAGSFFKNPVIEQEMYQQLLDKFPKIPAYPAENGQVKIAAGWLIEQCGWKGYRKLDAGCHSKQALVLVNYGSASGKEIYALSEVIIASVQEKFGIELEREVNIL, from the coding sequence ATGTTACAAGAGAATATTGCTTTGCTGCCCTATAATAGTTTCCGCATAGCGGCACATGCCAGATATTTTGCATCATTCCAAAGCATCAGTCAAATGGAAGAATTGCTTGCTGATAAGCGTGTAGCTTCAAGCAATCAGTTATTGATTCTTGGTGGTGGCAGTAATATTCTTTTTACTAAAGATGTAGATGGCGCAGTTTTAAAGAATGAACTCACAGGAATTGAATGTATTCGTGAGGATGAACACCACTTGTATATTCGTGCCAATGCCGGTACTAATTGGCACGCTTTTGTAAGTTGGTGTGTAGAGCGAAACTATGCTGGCTTAGAAAACTTAAGTTTAATACCGGGCAATGTAGGCGCAGCACCGATGCAGAATATTGGCGCTTACGGCGTAGAAGTAAAAGAGCTAATCACAGAAGTAAGTGCCTACCACATTCTGGAAAAGCGCATACAAAACTTCAGTAATGCAGACTGTGCATTTGGTTATCGGGAAAGTGTTTTCAAAAGAGCACTCAAAGGGCAATACATCATTTTATCAGTTACATTTCGCTTAAATAAAATACCCAAACTCAATACCAGCTATGGTGCAATTGAGCAGGAATTATCTGCTTCAGGTATTCAGCAACCAACAATACAAGATATCGCTGCAGCCGTTATTCGTATTAGACAAAGTAAACTGCCAGATCCTGCACAAATTGGTAACGCTGGGAGTTTTTTCAAGAACCCGGTAATTGAGCAAGAAATGTATCAGCAATTGCTTGATAAATTTCCGAAGATACCCGCTTACCCTGCAGAAAATGGTCAAGTAAAAATTGCTGCCGGATGGTTAATTGAACAATGCGGTTGGAAAGGCTACAGAAAGCTTGATGCAGGCTGCCATAGCAAACAAGCATTGGTACTCGTCAATTATGGTTCTGCAAGTGGTAAAGAGATTTATGCGCTATCTGAAGTTATTATTGCATCTGTACAAGAGAAGTTTGGTATCGAATTGGAGAGAGAAGTGAATATTCTTTAA
- a CDS encoding 4-(cytidine 5'-diphospho)-2-C-methyl-D-erythritol kinase produces MVVFPNAKINLGLNILRKRADGFHDLSTVFYPIPLHDVLEIVPLENSNAEETVALHSSGLAVAGNTSDNICVKAYHLLKAEFPELPAVAIHLHKTIPMGAGMGGGSADGANTLRLLNELFQLKLNQDQLIQYALQLGSDCPFFILNQPAHGKGRGEDLQPVTLDLSNNRLAVVNPGIHVPTGWAFQQIKPGIPIHDCAAVIQDSPNTWRGRLINDFEAPIAAHYPEIGNIIQQLYDQGAVYAAMSGSGSTVFGLFSLDNTPHFQWPQHYFYKLLSLDKLS; encoded by the coding sequence ATGGTGGTTTTCCCCAATGCTAAAATCAATCTTGGCCTGAATATTCTCAGGAAAAGAGCTGATGGGTTTCATGATCTCTCTACCGTTTTCTATCCTATTCCCTTGCATGATGTATTGGAGATAGTTCCCCTTGAGAACAGCAACGCTGAGGAAACTGTAGCATTACACAGCTCAGGACTTGCAGTTGCGGGAAATACTTCTGACAATATTTGCGTCAAAGCTTACCACTTACTGAAGGCGGAGTTTCCTGAATTACCTGCTGTAGCAATACACCTGCATAAAACCATCCCTATGGGTGCAGGTATGGGTGGCGGCAGTGCCGATGGTGCAAATACACTGCGTTTACTCAATGAGCTTTTTCAATTGAAACTTAATCAAGACCAGCTTATTCAATATGCTTTGCAATTAGGTTCTGACTGTCCCTTCTTCATCCTCAACCAGCCAGCACATGGCAAAGGAAGAGGCGAAGACTTACAACCCGTTACACTTGATCTGAGTAATAATCGCTTAGCTGTTGTAAACCCCGGTATACATGTACCAACAGGATGGGCTTTTCAACAAATCAAACCAGGCATACCAATACATGATTGTGCTGCTGTTATACAGGATTCTCCTAACACCTGGCGTGGCCGACTCATTAATGATTTTGAAGCACCCATAGCCGCACATTATCCCGAAATTGGCAATATCATCCAGCAATTGTATGATCAGGGTGCAGTCTATGCTGCCATGTCGGGCAGCGGCAGTACTGTATTTGGTTTATTTAGCCTGGACAATACCCCACATTTTCAGTGGCCACAACATTATTTCTACAAGCTGCTGAGTTTAGACAAACTTTCATAA